In Luteolibacter arcticus, the genomic window CGCGATAGCCCGCGCATCTCCGTCCCGCTCAAGGAAAAGATCCGCAAGTATGCCGAGCAAGTCGGCTACCGGCCCGATCCCATGCTCACCGCCTTGGCAAGCTACCGGCAGGGAAAATCGAACCCGTCTATCCAAGCGGCCATCGCCTGGATCAATGCCTGGCCCGAGCCGGAAAACCTGCGCGCCTACCGCGAGTTCGATGCCTACTGGCATGGCGCCACCGCAGCCGCCGCGAAGTTCGGCTACCGGCTCGAGGAGTTCCGCGTGGGCCGCGAGTGCAGCCCGCGGCGCCTCCACCAGATCCTCTCCACCCGCGGCATCCGCGGCCTGCTCCTGCCACCCCATCAGATCCAACCGGACTGGGCCGACTTCCCCTGGTCATCGTACTCGCTCGTCCGTTTCGGCCGCAGCCTCGGCGAACCGCACACCCATCTCGTCACCGCCGACCAGGTCGCCAATACCATGCTCGCCATCCGCGAGATCCTCACTCGCGGCTATCGCCGTGTCGGCCTCATCACAGAGTTGAGACGCCTTCAGGAAAGCGGCCACCTCTTCGAAGGCGGCTACCTGCTCGCCCAGCGTTCAATCCCCGAGGCCGACCACGTCCCGGTCATGGCGCTCGGTGCCTTTCCCACCGGCCAACGCGCCAAATCCATCGCCGCCTGGATCAAGAAACACCGCGTCGACGCGATCTTCACCGACGTCGCCGAGGTGCCGGATCTGCTGAAGAAACAAGGCATCCGCATCCCTGACGACGTGGCCCTCGCGGTGACCAGCGTGCTCGACGCGCATGCCGACGCCGGCATCGATCAGCACCCCGAGGAAATCGGCCGCGTCGGCCTGCTGATGCTGAACTCCCTCATCAACGACGGCGCCCGCGGCATCCCCAAGATCTTCCGCCAGATCCTCGTCGAAGGGTCA contains:
- a CDS encoding LacI family DNA-binding transcriptional regulator is translated as MTPEPENRRYSLRDIARQLGVSHAAVSMALRDSPRISVPLKEKIRKYAEQVGYRPDPMLTALASYRQGKSNPSIQAAIAWINAWPEPENLRAYREFDAYWHGATAAAAKFGYRLEEFRVGRECSPRRLHQILSTRGIRGLLLPPHQIQPDWADFPWSSYSLVRFGRSLGEPHTHLVTADQVANTMLAIREILTRGYRRVGLITELRRLQESGHLFEGGYLLAQRSIPEADHVPVMALGAFPTGQRAKSIAAWIKKHRVDAIFTDVAEVPDLLKKQGIRIPDDVALAVTSVLDAHADAGIDQHPEEIGRVGLLMLNSLINDGARGIPKIFRQILVEGSWVDGSTLPDRRC